From a region of the Drosophila virilis strain 15010-1051.87 chromosome 3, Dvir_AGI_RSII-ME, whole genome shotgun sequence genome:
- the LOC6623293 gene encoding lysosomal dipeptide transporter MFSD1 encodes MAMVITKLLPICVEFKDSRILKAKSADVHGQDRRKQFTLIYSIFSGPNVVLCFLINRFLLGIRLGTIIYMLILLVDQLIFASGAIIDTFWLIILAESLAIAQPLWLKAKERFIGHGQHLISK; translated from the exons ATGGCAATGGTTAtaacaaaattgttgccaaTTTGTGTGGAATTTAAAGACTCGCGAATCCTTAAAG ccAAGTCTGCCGACGTTCATGGACAAGATCGGAGGAAACAGTTTACGCTTATCTATTCCATCTTCTCGGGGCCTAATGTGGTACTGTGTTTTCTGATCAATCGTTTTCTGCTCGGAATTCGTCTGGGCACGATTATCTATATGCTCATCCTGCTGGTGGATCAGCTAATCTTTGCCAGCGGCGCCATTATCGACACCTTCTGGCTAATAATACTCGCCGAATCGCTGGCCATCGCCCAGCCCCTCTGGCTTAAGGCCAAGGAACGTTTTATTGGACATGGACAACATTTAATCAGCAAATGA
- the rno gene encoding PHD finger protein rhinoceros — translation MSQRGKRGNQQQLQQQQPPQQQLRQDVEPQPPPTKRRKGRPPNGAPATAAAAAASTTATATVAAATTTVAAAAAAAATVASLEQAEHGQAKSASKLPGKAKSASKCKAQSNNNSNNNSSNNNNNNSSSSSTWQARSVADIKMSSIYNRSSTEAPAELYRKDLISAMKLPDSEPLANYEYLIVTDQWKQEWEKGVQVPVNPDSLPEPCVYVLSEPIVSPAHDFKLPKNRFLRITKDEHYSPDLHCLTNVVALAENTCAYDIDPIDEAWLRLYNGDRALCGAFPINETQFERVIEELEVRCWEQIQVILKQEEGLGIEFDENVICDVCRSPDSEEANEMVFCDNCNICVHQACYGITAIPSGQWLCRTCSMGIKPECVLCPNKGGAMKSNKSGKHWAHVSCALWIPEVSIGCVDRMEPITKISSIPQSRWALICVLCRERVGSCIQCSVKTCKTAYHVTCAFQHGLEMRAIIEEGNAEDGVKLRSYCQKHSMSKGKKEGAASSHHTAASSCMQKHNNKFSSSGTAAGDDAGHTTTGAKGEDHRRRKNHRKNDMTSEERNQARALRLQEVEAEFDKHVNINDISCHLFDVDEDAIEAIYNYWKLKRKSRHNRELIPPKSEDVEMLARKQEQQDLENHKLVVHLRQDLERVRNLCYMVSRREKLSRSLFKLREQVFYKQLGVLDEAVQQQQQQQLVPTEQQQPQQAQRPALDTDAIIYANDGPTLYDSFYSSTDQLTVPAQYRSLDYILEQLMGRKQARGRASQSPNKRKQAAAAALKSSPKKKLNNGAITTNTTTATTLAQKAAKPRGSPRAPTTTASTAMPCAGRRASKSGPATAATSSQQHKSHKSTAAASAATSSGSSSSADSSSARSSSASSSSSSDSGSASGSGSESNSDSRGYHGNKSQPAAGAVKKQSYARSVEQRQRQRQRRQSEAAACASAASAGARTSCSSSSSDDDDDDRARARARARERERERERERERVKRQHKSTAVPAKSQATKSKHSEGARPTGAGTGAGSGAARRKQAASNGGGASAAPTGATRGLAQMDKEMRQQEPGSMSSDESEELLPVKHARSTTNSRNTSATAGNLAAAAATGATATSAMRKMGQHIYSDSDSSTTSTPEREAAGQHHRTETEAEQAATESNVSDSQNQQTIRTKAAMKEFVPGTTPTAATGTQNKSKANAKSNSSKGSAAPVFPPVDLLVVPQRQAAKKASENMRNSTNLATALLPDASERLREPEPSPANANASSGSSKAKDEAEKTRPKELPKAAAKTTGEARAERGKRGRPPKQQKEKEKEKEREKEKEREKEKEQEKEREREKPKEKEKPTPAVTPKNNELAKLGNFAVSYVPQRQAAKKAAEQLKSSGAALAKATQETIASEDAVGAAAGTSTGAAAANTTTPPSRATASTTTTTTTPPSRAAASKQQQQTTPLRRGSQLRRSKEEQTPVKRRIAAPNLSSSSSGESNSSSSGESNSSSSASSNSSSGSDSDSDSEPEKRKAATAAAPAPAPAPAGASITSSSSSSVPKRSPRKSLDKPAAAAVPPPPPPPPLASRTRQNSTNKSPKRTPQKTAPAPTQELVTPPAPPKASTQRRKSSLDDASPALSKRATRNSKSRPPSPAPAPTPEKLTSSRRKSRAESPKKTPPNLEHEIAQRKAATGGRASSALDKLLDKKQQQLNNATPAPTASTATTATTTPTITRVPTPTPTPTPPPQTQRSPPPEPAAEDRLVQRSPTPPAAQEAGEQPMDIDEELTTAPTHTQLSANASKLAELSADIDERPPAAPLPASPTPTPSNDELSDEDRSGSDRSRSDRRRGNRWRRRRRRTRDEDEEEQEHTHHTQHLLNEMEMARELEEERKNELLANASKYSASTSSPAVTVIPPEPPEIIELDSNSNSGEQQQVQQAQQVQAHDSLLPVVPSVPSVPATPSCSALELDAAHQPIVDAILELEDSKYANSYASSLASSVANVLNPPNSGRLTSLLGTSLVGGGSKQIFEEDSTLATRNLVEKLRKTKRKAQLDECKDTMDLLPPTPAIPSVFPFHNAADPEDVIHVQKELQQAQQQAAQHQNLVLFGSSAPNSVASQLTIKDSPLTANSGGSYANSLTNTPNATPTTNANNNLGGYSSMVNYQTAQAALSCYLNKSSVSPQLQQQQQKSSNGQGAGGGGGAGMGAAAGGAGMGATGAPQSTPDFVDLAAAAVKNSLGSYPGAGGATVPSVQPNSGLVAATNSQANNNNNKLSDYDENTRMQSPFGRMQRWNENDLIAARRSSSPSSVSESNDQPPSLDKSYFNSYAGAGTGAPGIGATAACNNNNNNNNNNNNSAAGSGTGSGSGSGSGAFGSHTPLVNGIDAMSMYNNQTQQPVQPVQATTTPTHQQAQPQRTPNSQQYNGGIYPQLAAIIQAQQSTPAESQTIYGNSSQSQPSTPYVSTPYATPNMTLTPNHQYQLTPPYAAALLPAIMQQQQQQQQQLEQQQQQQQQLEPVQLETVPVPVAVPVPVPQSLPQSLPLTVPVPVPSKELISPSKRSSSSSSSASAKREQQKKSPQLPPGKSPGKSPRQAAVAALQPPPPLPVPSTVPTATPTPPAKYDPLTHTLAGKLRQRAPRGSSSGSGAAGTRGRGRGRGRGRGGSSGNAMLPLPPPMADYGSNTHIVNNLVGTPYEFNNYDDELSGSGVENLQSLRDRRRSFELRTPGAAPSTTSYASCKLRGQNKTAAGTTSATATSAATSSATSSSAAPANPLLQPVLPGPVDMRTYNLGFEAPHSSASQEAYQNNLLGAFDSGTADQTLSEFDEEDERQFQSALRATGTTSSNSNNHNNNNNNNHNGNKTAGGGGGGVSVPSLQPSLLQGALLHSSEANQSAPTLLTELLPAAAAAAAALEASLEATSEEVSIDSDTTTMLNTKASLSDARNQLKIKGPLAYPDLHYSSSVTQTSCQLSTGAGGASSLVQTQVQVQTTVTASSVATGSSSSAAALSVSGNSRRMRKKELLSLYVVQKDTLNDDSSCGLPAASDSLPLEKLDKLDEEQPATTATSGNAKRFKKNSSNRELRALDAANACLEEQEEGAGASAGGAAGAAAGDGRRRSACSSGSATDNGKTGAASSAGKRRGRSKTLESSEDDHHQAAAALAAATAPKLKIKIRGLPSEAQELERSGGSGTSYSYEMTRRACPPKKRLTSNYSTPTLEEIKRDSMNYRKKVMQDFDKGDDNNSRRELAGGANESQQQVLKPKKDKKDKPKKDKKEKKRLKQQLLLQQQQQQQQQLFSLNSCGGNILTSTMTTTLIENRLSASPGEKPKLILRINKRKAETTTTISLDQQQQDKPQQEKQQQEKPEQQQQQQQMEAPLRLKIARISAGGVYVIGAKTETKEIAKEPAPAPAPASSPAELPLVAASPLTNNSSFTPHSQNANASPALLGKDASTPSPPCLIIDSSKSADVHDSTSLPESGGAGPGAGVGAGGGSGAAVAAVAVVGAALSSSSPLCVNVGNYDNSNNSLPSASGSGSSNSCNSNSNNNNNNNNNNNNNNNGNNNNNSRGGGALLPLKKDCEVR, via the exons ATGTCACAAAGAGGTAAACGCGgtaatcagcagcagctgcagcagcagcaaccgccgcaacagcagctgcgtcAAGATGTTGAGCCGCAGCCGCCGCCCACAAAGCGACGCAAAGGACGACCGCCTAATGGAGCgccggcaacagcagccgcagcagcagcgtcaacaactgcaacagcaacagttgcagctgcaacaacaacagttgcagccgcagcagcagcagcagcaacagttgcatcGCTGGAGCAAGCGGAACACGGCCAGGCCAAGTCCGCGTCAAAGCTGCCGGGCAAGGCCAAGTCGGCCAGCAAATGTAAAgcgcaaagcaacaacaatagcaacaacaacagcagcaacaataacaacaacaacagcagcagcagcagcacctggCAAGCGCGCTCCGTGGCCGATATCAAAATGTCGAGCATCTACAATCGCAGCTCAACGGAAGCGCCAGCTGAACTCTATCG CAAGGATCTCATTAGCGCAATGAAATTGCCAGACTCAGAGCCGTTGGCCAACTACGAGTATCTGATTGTTACCGATCAATGGAAACAGGAATGGGAGAAGGGCGTACAGGTGCCCGTCAATCCCGATTCGCTGCCCGAGCCGTGTGTCTATGTGCTGTCCGAGCCGATTGTGTCGCCAGCGCATGACTTTAAACT TCCAAAAAATCGTTTCCTGCGCATCACCAAAGACGAACATTATTCGCCGGACCTGCATTGTCTGACGAATGTAGTTGCTCTGGCGGAGAACACATGTGCCTATGACATTGATCCCATAGATGAGGCCTGGCTGCGTCTGTACAATGGCGATCGTGCCCTCTGCGGCGCCTTTCCCATTAACGAAACGCAGTTCGAGCGCGTCATTGAGGAGCTGGAG GTGCGCTGTTGGGAGCAAATTCAGGTCATACTTAAGCAGGAGGAGGGTCTGGGCATTGAGTTTGATGAGAACGTCATCTGTGATGTTTGTCGCTCGCCCGACTCCGAGGAGGCCAACGAAATGGTATTCTGTGATAATTGCAACATCTGCGTGCATCAGGCTTGTTACGGCATTACAGCGATTCCATCAG gCCAATGGCTTTGTCGCACCTGCTCCATGGGCATCAAGCCGGAGTGTGTACTCTGTCCGAACAAGGGCGGCGCCATGAAGTCCAATAAATCGGGCAAACATTGGGCGCATGTCTCGTGCGCCCTGTGGATACCGGAAGTGAGCATTGGATGTGTCGATCGCATGGAGCCAATAACAAAAATCTCAAGCATTCCGCAAAGTCGCTGGGCACTAATCTGTGTGCTGTGCCGCGAGCGCGTCGGCAGCTGCATCCAGTGCTCGGTGAAGACCTGCAAGACGGCCTATCACGTGACCTGTGCGTTTCAGCATGGCCTCGAGATGCGCGCCATTATCGAGGAGGGCAACGCCGAGGACGGTGTCAAGCTGCGCTCCTATTGCCAAAAGCACAGCATGAGCAAGGGCAAAAAGGAGGGCGCCGCATCGAGCCATCACACAGCCGCCTCGAGCTGCATGcaaaagcacaacaacaagttcTCGAGCAGTGGGACAGCTGCGGGTGATGACGCGGGCCACACAACAACGGGCGCCAAGGGCGAGGATCATCGCAGGCGCaaaaatcatcgcaaaaacGACATGACCTCCGAGGAGCGCAATCAGGCGCGCGCACTGCGTTTGCAG GAGGTTGAGGCGGAGTTCGATAAGCACGTGAATATCAATGACATTAGCTGCCATCTGTTCGATGTGGACGAGGATGCAATCGAGGCCATTTACAATTATTGGAAACTGAAGCGCAAGTCGCGACACAACCGCGAACTGATACCGCCCAAGTCTGAGGACGTGGAGATGCTGGCGCGCAAGCAGGAGCAACAGGATCTGGAGAATCACAAGCTCGTGGTGCATTTGCGACAGGATCTGGAGCGTGTACGCAATCTGTGCTACATGGTCAGCCGGCGTGAGAAGCTCTCCCGCTCGCTGTTCAAGCTGCGCGAACAGGTCTTCTACAAGCAGCTCGGCGTGCTCGACGAggcagtgcagcagcagcagcagcagcagctcgtgccaacggagcagcagcaaccacagcaGGCGCAGCGACCCGCCCTCGATACGGATGCCATTATCTATGCAAACGATGGGCCCACGCTGTACGATAGCTTCTATAGCTCAACGGATCAGCTAACTGTGCCGGCGCAGTATCGGAGCCTGGACTATATACTGGAGCAGCTGATGGGCAGGAAGCAGGCACGTGGACGCGCCTCCCAGTCGCCCAACAAGCGCAAGCAGGCGGCCGCCGCCGCGCTCAAGTCCTCGCCTAAAAAGAAGCTCAACAATggtgcaataacaacaaatacaacaacagcaacaacattggcCCAGAAGGCCGCCAAGCCACGTGGCTCGCCAAGGGCGCCGACGACAACGGCGTCCACGGCGATGCCGTGTGCGGGGAGGCGTGCCTCAAAGAGCGGCCCGGCCACGGCGGCGACGTCGAGCCAACAGCATAAATCACATAAATCCACAGCTGCTGCGTCCGCCGCAACGTCTAGCGGCAGCTCGTCATCGGCTGATTCCAGCTCggcgcgcagcagcagcgccagcagcagcagctcctccgACTCCGgcagcgccagcggcagcggcagcgaatcCAACAGCGATAGCCGCGGCTACCACGGCAACAAATCCCAGCCAGCTGCGGGAGCAGTCAAAAAGCAATCCTATGCGCGCAGCGTCGAGCAGCGACagaggcagcgacagcggcgtcAAAGTGAGGCGGCTGCGTGTGCGTCTGCAGCGTCTGCGGGTGCGCGgaccagctgcagcagttcctccagcgacgacgacgacgatgatcGGGCGAGAGCACGAGCGCGGGCCAGAGAAAGGGAAAGGGAGCGAGAGCGTGAGCGTGAGCGTGTCAAACGTCAACACAAGTCAACAGCAGTACCTGCCAAAAGCCAAGCAACTAAGTCAAAGCACAGCGAAGGAGCCCGCCCAACGGGAGCGGGAACGGGCGCGGGATCTGGCGCAGCGCGCAGAAAACAAGCTGCCAGCAATGGGGGAGGAGCCAGCGCAGCGCCCACTGGGGCTACGCGTGGCCTCGCTCAGATGGACAAGGAGATGCGGCAGCAGGAGCCGGGCAGCATGTCCAGCGATGAAAGTGAGGAGCTGCTGCCTGTAAAGCACGCCCGGAGCACAACAAACAGCCGGAACACAAGCGCCACGGCAGGAAATcttgctgcggcggctgcgaCGGGTGCGACGGCGACATCGGCCATGCGCAAGATGGGACAGCACATCTACTCCGACTCGGACAGCTCGACGACATCGACGCCGGAGCGCGAGGCGGCAGGGCAGCACCATCGAACGGAGACGGAGGCGGAGCAGGCGGCGACGGAGAGCAATGTGAGCGATTCACAAAATCAGCAAACGATACGCACCAAGGCGGCCATGAAGGAGTTCGTGCCGGGCACAACTCCAACTGCAGCAACTGGAACGCAAAACAAATCCAAAGCCAATGCCAAGTCGAACAGCAGCAAGGGGAGCGCTGCGCCCGTCTTCCCGCCCGTGGACCTGCTTGTCGTGCCGCAGCGGCAGGCGGCCAAAAAGGCATCCGAGAACATGCGTAACTCGACGAATCTCGCCACGGCGCTGTTGCCGGATGCCAGCGAACGGCTGCGCGAGCCCGAGCCAAGTCCCGCCAATGCcaacgccagcagcggcagcagtaAAGCCAAGGACGAGGCGGAGAAGACGCGGCCCAAGGAGCTGCCCAAGGCGGCGGCCAAAACAACGGGCGAGGCCCGAGCGGAGCGAGGCAAGCGCGGGCGGCCGCCTAAGCAGCAAAAGGAGAAGGAGAAGGAAAAGGAAAGGGAGAAGGAGAAGGAGCGGGAAAAGGAGAAGGAGCAGGAGAAGGAGCGAGAGCGGGAGAAGCCAAAGGAGAAGGAGAAGCCCACGCCCGCGGTCACGCCCAAAAACAATGAGCTGGCCAAACTGGGCAACTTTGCCGTCTCGTATGTGCCTCAGCGTCAGGCAGCCAAAAAGGCCGCCGAGCAGCTGAAGAGCAGCGGCGCAGCCCTGGCCAAAGCCACGCAGGAAACCATTGCCAGCGAGGATGCAGTCGGAGCAGCAGCGGGAACAAGCacaggagcagctgcagccaacaCGACGACGCCGCCTAGCAGAGCAACTGCAtctacgacgacgacgacgacgacgcctcCAAGCAGAGCAGCTGCatccaagcagcagcagcagacgacgCCCTTGCGACGCGGCTCACAGCTGCGGCGCTCGAAGGAGGAGCAGACGCCCGTCAAGCGACGCATTGCAGCGCCCAATCtgtccagctccagctctggCGAGAGCAacagctccagctccggcGAAAGCAactccagcagcagcgccagcagcaactcgagcagcggcagcgactccgacagcgacagcgagcCGGAGAAGCGcaaggcagcaacagctgcagctccagctccagctccagctccggcAGGAGCATCAATTacctccagctccagctccagtgtGCCAAAGCGTTCGCCGCGCAAATCCCTGGACAAacccgcagcagcagcagttcctCCACCGCCTCCTCCTCCCCCGCTGGCCAGCCGAACGCGTCAGAATTCCACCAACAAATCGCCAAAGAGAACGCCGCAAAAGACAGCTCCTGCGCCCACCCAGGAGCTTGTGACGCCGCCGGCGCCGCCTAAAGCCTCCACGCAGCGCCGCAAATCCTCGCTAGACGATGCGTCGCCGGCGCTGAGCAAACGTGCCACGCGCAATTCCAAATCGCGACCGCCTTCGCCGGCACCGGCGCCGACACCCGAGAAGCTGACGAGCAGTCGGCGTAAATCTCGCGCGGAATCGCCGAAGAAAACGCCGCCAAATCTGGAGCATGAGATAGCGCAGCGCAAGGCGGCGACGGGCGGGCGGGCGTCCAGTGCGCTGGATAAGCTGCTCgacaagaagcagcagcagctcaacaATGCCACGCCTGCGCCCACGGCATCCACGGCAACCACGGCAACGACCACGCCTACAATAACAAGGGTGccaacgcccacgcccacaccgACGCCGCCTCCTCAGACGCAAAGAAGTCCTCCACCAGAGCCGGCAGCAGAGGATCGTTTGGTGCAACGTAGTCCAACGCCGCCCGCGGCGCAGGAGGCCGGCGAGCAGCCGATGGACATTGACGAGGAGCTAACAACGGCGCCGACGCACACCCAGCTCTCGGCGAATGCCAGCAAATTGGCCGAGCTCTCGGCGGACATCGATGAGCGACCGCCGGCGGCGCCGCTGCCCGCctcgccgacgccgacgccctCCAACGATGAGCTGAGCGACGAGGATCGATCGGGCAGCGATCGCAGCCGATCGGACAGACGTCGCGGCAATCGCTGGCGACGCCGTCGGAGACGAACGcgcgacgaggacgaggaggagcaggagcatACGCATCACACGCAGCATCTGCTtaacgaaatggaaatggcCCGCGAACTGGAGGAGGAGCGCAAAAATGAGCTGCTAGCGAATGCGAGCAAATATTCTGCGTCCACATCCTCGCCGGCTGTTACCGTTATTCCACCAGAGCCGCCAGAGATTATTGAGCTGGACTCGAACTCGAATTCtggagagcagcagcaggtgcagcaggcgcagcaggTGCAGGCGCATGATTCCCTGTTGCCAGTGGTGCCATCGGTGCCATCGGTTCCCGCGACGCCTTCGTGCAGCGCCCTCGAGCTGGATGCGGCACATCAGCCGATTGTGGACGCCATCCTGGAGCTGGAGGACAGCAAGTACGCCAACAGCTATGCCTCCAGCCTGGCCAGCAGCGTCGCCAATGTGCTCAATCCGCCCAACTCGGGACGTCTCACGAGCCTGCTGGGCACCAGCCTAGTGGGCGGCGGGAGCAAACAGATCTTCGAGGAGGACAGCACGCTGGCCACGCGAAATCTGGTCGAGAAGCTGCGCAAAACGAAGCGCAAGGCGCAGCTGGATGAGTGCAAGGACACGATGGATCTGTTGCCGCCCACGCCAGCTATTCCCTCCGTCTTTCCGTTTCACAATGCAGCTGATCCCGAGGATGTAATACACGTGCAGaaggagctgcagcaggctcagcagcaggcggcgcaGCACCAGAACCTGGTGCTCTTTGGCAGCTCCGCGCCCAACTCCGTGGCCAGCCAGCTGACCATCAAGGATTCCCCGCTGACGGCCAACTCCGGCGGCAGCTATGCCAACAGTTTGACCAATACTccaaatgccacgcccacaacgaATGCAAACAACAATTTGGGCGGCTACAGCAGCATGGTTAACTATCAGACGGCGCAGGCGGCGCTCAGCTGTTATCTGAACAAGTCATCCGTCtcgccgcagctgcagcagcagcagcagaagagtAGCAATGGCCAgggagcaggaggaggaggaggagcaggaatgggagcagcagcaggaggagcagGAATGGGTGCAACTGGAGCGCCGCAATCCACGCCCGACTTTGTGGAtctggcggcggcagctgtcAAGAATAGCCTCGGCAGCTATCCAGGAGCTGGAGGCGCCACTGTGCCGTCCGTCCAGCCGAACTCCGGCCTGGTCGCCGCAACCAATTCTCAGgcgaacaacaataacaacaagctgAGCGATTACGATGAGAACACGCGAATGCAGTCGCCCTTTGGACGGATGCAGCGCTGGAACGAGAATGATTTGATTGCGGCGAGACGCAGCAGCTCGCCCAGCTCCGTGTCCGAGTCGAACGATCAGCCGCCTAGCCTGGACAAGAGCTACTTTAATAGCTATGCGGGAGCGGGAACGGGAGCACCTGGAATtggagcaactgcagcctgcaacaacaacaacaacaacaacaacaacaacaacaacagtgcaGCAGGAAGTGGAACCGGCAGCGggagtggcagtggcagcggcgcCTTTGGCAGCCACACGCCGCTGGTGAATGGCATCGATGCCATGTCCATGTACAACAACCAGACGCAACAGCCAGTGCAGCCGGTCCAGGCAacgaccacgcccacacatCAGCAGGCGCAGCCGCAGCGCACGCCCAACAGTCAACAGTATAATGGTGGCATCTATCCACAGCTGGCGGCCATTATCCAGGCGCAGCAGTCGACGCCGGCGGAGAGTCAGACGATCTATGGCAACAgctcgcagtcgcagccgagCACGCCCTACGTAAGCACTCCCTATGCCACGCCCAATATGACGCTAACGCCAAATCATCAGTACCAGCTGACGCCACCATATGCCGCCGCCTTGCTGCCCGCCattatgcagcagcagcaacaacaacaacaacaattggagcagcagcagcagcagcaacagcagctggagccAGTGCAACTGGAGACGGTGCCCGTTCCGGTGGCTGTGCCGGTGCCCGTGCCGCAATCCCTGCCACAATCCCTGCCACTgactgtgcctgtgcctgtgcctagCAAGGAGCTCATCTCGCCCAgcaaacgcagcagcagcagcagcagttccgCCTCCGCCAAGCGGGAGCAGCAGAAAAAGTCGCCGCAGCTGCCGCCGGGCAAGTCCCCGGGAAAATCTCCCAGACAAGCCGCCGTCGCCGCGCTGCAGCCGCCCCCGCCTCTGCCCGTGCCATCGACCGTACCcacggccacgcccacgccgccCGCCAAATACGATCCGCTGACGCACACGCTCGCGGGCAAGCTGCGTCAGCGTGCGCcacgtggcagcagcagcgggtcGGGTGCAGCGGGCACGCGCGGACGTGGACGCGGACGTGGTCGAGGCCGGGGCGGCAGCTCGGGCAACgcgatgctgccgctgccgccgccgatgGCGGACTATGGCAGCAACACGCACATTGTCAACAATCTGGTGGGAACGCCGTACGAGTTCAATAACTACGACGACGAGCTGAGCGGCTCCGGCGTCGAGAATCTGCAGTCGTTGCGGGATCGCCGGCGCAGCTTCGAGCTGCGCACGCCGGGCGCGGCGCCCAGCACCACCAGCTATGCCAGCTGCAAGCTGCGGGGCCAGAACAAGACGGCGGCCGGGACGACGTCTGCGACGGCAACGTCCGCCGCGACATCGTCCGCAACGTCTTCCTCCGCCGCGCCGGCTAATCCGCTGCTGCAGCCCGTGCTGCCCGGCCCGGTCGATATGCGCACCTACAATCTGGGCTTCGAGGCGCCCCACAGCAGCGCCTCCCAGGAGGCCTATCAAAACAATCTGCTCGGCGCCTTCGACTCCGGCACGGCGGATCAGACACTCAGCGAATTCGATGAGGAGGACGAGCGACAGTTCCAGTCCGCGTTGCGGGCCACGGGCACcacgagcagcaacagcaacaatcacaacaacaataacaacaacaatcacaatgGGAATAAGACAGcgggaggaggaggaggaggcgtCTCTGTCCCATCCCTGCAGCCCAGTCTGCTGCAAGGCGCGCTGCTCCACTCGAGCGAAGCCAACCAGTCGGCGCCCACGCTTCTCACGGAACTGCTGcccgccgctgcagctgccgccgcagcGCTGGAAGCTTCGCTGGAGGCCACCTCGGAGGAGGTCTCCATAGACTCCGATACAACAACGATGCTCAATACGAAGGCCTCGCTCTCGGATGCACGTAATCAGCTGAAGATCAAGGGACCTCTGGCCTATCCGGATCTGCACTACAGCAGCAGCGTGACGCAAACGAGCTGCCAGCTGTCCACCGGAGCGGGCGGCGCCAGCAGCCTGGTGCAAACGCAGGTGCAGGTCCAGACGACGGTCACGGCCAGCAGCGTTGCCACGGGCAGCAGCTCCTCGGCGGCTGCGCTCAGTGTGAGCGGCAATTCGCGACGCATGCGCAAGAAGGAGCTGCTCAGCCTGTATGTGGTGCAGAAGGATACGCTGAACGATGACAGCTCCTGCGGCCTGCCAGCGGCCTCTGACAGCCTGCCGCTCGAGAAGCTCGACAAGTTGGACGAGGAGCAGCCGGCGACGACGGCAACGAGCGGCAATGCGAAGCGCTTCAAGAAGAACTCGAGCAACAGGGAGCTGCGCGCTTTGGACGCGGCCAATGCCTGCCTCGAGGAACAGGAGGAGGGAGCTGGTGCCTCGGCcggaggagcagcaggagccgCTGCCGGCGATGGCCGGCGACGCAGCGCCTGTAGCTCTGGCAGCGCCACGGACAACGGCAAGACGGGCGCCGCCAGCAGCGCGGGCAAACGACGCGGACGGAGCAAAACCCTGGAAAGCAGCGAGGATGATCACCAtcaggcggcggcggcgctggcAGCGGCGACGGCGCCCAAGCTGAAGATTAAGATACGCGGGCTGCCCAGTGAGGCGCAGGAGCTGGAACggagcggcggcagcggaACGAGCTACAGTTACGAGATGACGCGACGAGCCTGTCCACCCAAGAAGCGGCTGACGAGCAACTACAGCACGCCGACTCTGGAGGAGATCAAGCGCGACTCGATGAACTATCGGAAGAAGGTCATGCAGGATTTCGACAAgggcgacgacaacaacagcagacgGGAGCTGGCAGGGGGCGCCAATGAGAGCCAGCAGCAGGTTCTCAAGCCGAAGAAGGACAAAAAGGACAAGCCCAAGAAGGACAAGAAGGAGAAGAAGCGgctcaagcagcagctgctgctccagcaacaacagcagcagcagcaacagttgttcAGCCTGAACAGCTGCGGTGGCAACATCCTGACCAGCACCATGACCACGACGCTGATCGAGAACCGTCTGAGCGCCTCGCCTGGCGAGAAGCCCAAGCTAATACTGCGCATCAACAAGCGAAAGGCGGAGACAACGACCACGATCAGCCtcgatcagcagcaacaggataAGCCGCAGCaggagaagcagcagcaggagaagccggagcagcagcagcagcagcagcagatggaGGCGCCGTTGCGCCTGAAGATCGCACGCATATCCGCTGGCGGCGTCTATGTCATAGGTGCCAAAACTGAGACCAAGGAGATCGCCAAGGAGCCGGCGCCCGCTCCAGCGCCCGCGAGCTCCCCTGCGGAACTGCCATTGGTCGCCGCCTCGCCGCtgaccaacaacagcagctttACACCGCACTCGCAGAACGCGAATGCGTCGCCGGCGTTGCTCGGCAAGGATGCGAGCACGCCCTCGCCGCCCTGCTTGATCATCGATTCCAGCAAGAGTGCCGATGTGCACGATTCCACCTCCTTACCGGAGAGTGGGGGAGCAGGACCAGGAGCAGGAGTAGGAGCAGGAGGCGGATCAggagcagctgttgcagcggTTGCTGTGGTGGGAGCTGCTCTAAGCTCGAGCTCGCCGCTGTGCGTCAATGTGGGCAACTATGATAATAGCAATAACTCCTTGCCTTCAGCCAGCGGCTCCGGCTCCAGCAATTCCTGCAACAGCAATTcgaacaataacaacaacaacaacaacaataacaataacaacaacaatggtaacaacaacaacaacagccgcggCGGCGGAGCTTTACTTCCATTGAAAAAAGACTGTGAGGTTAGATGA